In Bactrocera neohumeralis isolate Rockhampton unplaced genomic scaffold, APGP_CSIRO_Bneo_wtdbg2-racon-allhic-juicebox.fasta_v2 cluster10, whole genome shotgun sequence, the genomic stretch GGAATCCctagatttttttttgtcagtatACGTTAGTGTTAATGCAGAAGCTCTTTGCTGTAGCCGGTGTTATTAAAGTGAATTCATAGTGTTCGAATACTGTAATGTCTTCAAAAGAGGGAGTTTTTTATCATCAGTGTTCTTGGCCAATAAAGGCTCTCATGCTAACTTTCCAGCGAAACTGTGTCAAAAAAATGTCAACGATATTTGGAAAATGGCTAAAGAAAAactagaaaataaagaaaagtttatAGAACATATAAATGATGTTATACGGCAGTTGAAGGTGAAGGCCACGAAGAAGAAAGCAACAATGCTTAGTTATTTTACACAGGTAAGTGTACTTCTAAAACGTAATTACGACAAgtattacaatatttaatacaaatcttgattttttaaaaactggTCATAAGTTcataagtattatttatttctagctACCTATGAAAACATCAAGCATGCCAACACCACGCCCAGGCACGCTAAGGCCCAATGTTCCCTCGACTTTAATTGCTCTTCAACAAAAAAAGGTGCATCTTCTTGTATATTATGTTCCTTTTTATCGCATGTGTCAATATTACCTATTGCTAATGTTAACCTCTTGATTTCTATAGGATTCGGATGTTGTAGCTTCATCCACGTATTCATCTCATATGGAATCGATTGTCGAAGTCACTGGGCataaaagcactgccgttaaacGAAAGATGAGCGATACCCACGATGAACAAAGTCAAAATACTGATGAGGAAATTGTGCAGACACCTTCTACGGAACCATACACGACTTTGATTGATTCGGGCTTCACTAAAAATGTTACAAGCAAGCCGGCTCAAGATActcttatgaaaaaaattagtctTCTGCAACAGAGAATAAATGTTCTTGCTGAAGCAAGGGACACTGGAATAGCCAAAGATGATGTTCacgatgaaataaaaaagctacGCAAAGAgttgaaagaagaagaaaaatgtttaaagaaaaaaagagactCTGCTAAGCgtgcaaaaaaatttcgagcCAAAGGAAAACTGGAGAAAACTGAACGTCAGAGAAACAATCCTCCTGCAGCACAACCTCGAACTGGCTCTGGACAGCCCCCTTTAGTTGACTCGCAACCTGCTCTCCTAGAGCTAGAGACCATAATTAATATTGCCATTCATGGCAGCGCTGCTGATGAACAGAGATGATTAGGAGTTGTCTCACTCTGTCCGACCTGCATGAGAGGCTGTTGTTAATGGGATTAAAAATTTCTCGAAACGGCACATATCTTCATTTACTCCCACGCG encodes the following:
- the LOC126765080 gene encoding uncharacterized protein LOC126765080, which translates into the protein MAKEKLENKEKFIEHINDVIRQLKVKATKKKATMLSYFTQLPMKTSSMPTPRPGTLRPNVPSTLIALQQKKDSDVVASSTYSSHMESIVEVTGHKSTAVKRKMSDTHDEQSQNTDEEIVQTPSTEPYTTLIDSGFTKNVTSKPAQDTLMKKISLLQQRINVLAEARDTGIAKDDVHDEIKKLRKELKEEEKCLKKKRDSAKRAKKFRAKGKLEKTERQRNNPPAAQPRTGSGQPPLVDSQPALLELETIINIAIHGSAADEQR